Proteins co-encoded in one Paracrocinitomix mangrovi genomic window:
- a CDS encoding AAA family ATPase, whose product MYFILYGCCASLNGNYQMRIKSFKITEFKPIKNIEISDLGDIVIIAGANGSGKTRLKQAIVSTLQGNPQMDMLIEATRPEEEEEKYFNAANIEVKQGEQNPVLANYVQSRRYGAGRYVGSLVQIDSNRSIQTLKYNAVNWLGGDPDDTVSPINFYFNPFSNRWQDFVNYIHQKAAARDKKLADELKKEPSKGEEIIQKNPDPFLKYQQIFAELLPGKTLLDIDPAQPKEFQYTDVDNQTLPFNSLSSGEQEVIKVLFDVARKEIRHSIIIVDEPELHLHPTLTFKLIESLKAIGEHTNQFIFLTHSADLISTYFSTGNVYFIDSEQTGANQAHRLSDLNHSHNQIVNLIGQNLGLFAVGKKLVFVEGEGSSIDRLAYHLIAQSVDPEIKIVPIGSVINIMTLKNIEEQIRNSIFGINIFMIRDRDGLTPDQIARIEENGKVKCLSRRHIENYFLDSEVLYKVAEQLYLTRNTPNLSAEHIENEIKRIAEESVKFNLLKNSKEHLGQNYHFTIPTVRNIDNKSMEEIKQELKDGIQNNISTLSNDLSLENMTEWLNQEETKLTSMIESEEWKDNYQGKIIFSRMCSEVLKGDPLRIKHAYIDIALKEKPEAVQDLIDIFSGI is encoded by the coding sequence GTGTACTTTATTTTATACGGATGTTGTGCTTCATTAAATGGAAATTACCAAATGAGAATTAAGTCATTCAAAATAACAGAGTTTAAACCAATTAAGAATATTGAAATTTCAGACCTTGGAGACATTGTGATCATTGCAGGTGCAAATGGATCTGGAAAAACAAGACTAAAACAGGCTATTGTATCTACACTGCAGGGAAATCCACAAATGGATATGTTAATAGAGGCAACTAGACCTGAGGAGGAAGAAGAAAAGTATTTTAATGCCGCTAATATTGAAGTGAAACAAGGTGAACAGAATCCAGTTTTAGCAAATTATGTCCAGAGTAGAAGATATGGTGCAGGTCGCTATGTTGGCTCACTAGTTCAAATTGATTCAAACAGAAGTATTCAAACTCTAAAATACAACGCGGTAAATTGGCTAGGTGGCGATCCAGATGACACTGTATCTCCAATTAACTTTTATTTTAATCCATTCTCAAATCGCTGGCAAGATTTTGTCAATTATATTCATCAGAAAGCTGCAGCTCGGGACAAGAAATTGGCTGATGAACTAAAAAAAGAACCTTCCAAAGGTGAAGAAATAATTCAAAAAAATCCAGATCCCTTTTTAAAGTATCAGCAAATATTTGCTGAATTGTTACCGGGCAAGACCTTATTGGATATCGACCCAGCACAACCCAAAGAATTCCAATACACAGATGTAGATAATCAAACTTTACCATTTAACTCCTTAAGTTCTGGTGAGCAGGAAGTAATTAAAGTATTGTTTGATGTCGCTAGAAAAGAAATAAGACATTCTATCATAATCGTTGATGAACCAGAATTGCATTTACACCCTACTTTGACTTTTAAGCTAATTGAATCATTAAAAGCAATTGGTGAACATACCAATCAATTTATATTTCTCACACACTCAGCTGACCTAATAAGTACATATTTCTCTACTGGAAATGTATACTTCATTGACTCTGAACAAACTGGCGCAAATCAGGCTCACCGCCTAAGCGACTTAAATCATAGTCATAATCAAATTGTCAATTTGATTGGACAGAATTTGGGGCTTTTTGCTGTAGGTAAAAAACTTGTTTTCGTTGAGGGAGAAGGTTCCAGCATTGACAGATTAGCGTATCATCTTATCGCACAATCAGTTGATCCTGAAATAAAAATTGTTCCTATTGGCTCTGTCATCAACATAATGACTCTGAAAAACATAGAAGAACAAATTCGAAATTCAATCTTTGGAATCAATATCTTCATGATTCGTGATCGAGATGGGTTAACTCCAGATCAAATTGCGAGAATAGAAGAAAATGGTAAAGTCAAATGTCTTTCAAGGCGTCACATTGAAAACTACTTTCTTGATTCTGAGGTTCTATACAAAGTTGCTGAACAACTTTATTTAACGAGAAATACTCCAAACCTATCTGCTGAACACATTGAAAATGAAATCAAAAGAATTGCAGAAGAATCCGTAAAATTCAACTTACTGAAAAACTCTAAAGAACACTTAGGTCAGAACTATCATTTCACAATTCCAACTGTAAGAAATATTGATAACAAATCCATGGAAGAAATTAAGCAAGAACTAAAGGATGGAATACAAAACAATATTTCCACATTGTCCAATGATCTGAGCTTAGAGAATATGACCGAATGGTTGAATCAAGAAGAAACCAAATTGACATCAATGATCGAGTCAGAGGAATGGAAGGACAATTATCAAGGAAAAATTATATTCTCAAGAATGTGCAGTGAAGTTCTGAAAGGTGATCCTCTACGAATCAAACATGCCTATATTGATATAGCATTAAAGGAAAAACCGGAAGCTGTACAAGATTTAATTGACATTTTTTCAGGAATATAG